Within Spinacia oleracea cultivar Varoflay chromosome 4, BTI_SOV_V1, whole genome shotgun sequence, the genomic segment CCAGCTTCTAATTGTGTTTTCCATCCTCGCTATAAAAGAGTAGGATATATTGTTGTACTTGCAACGAACCTAAGTTCCAGGCAAGTTTTTGCCTCTGGAATTTTCCCATTCATTCAAGCTTCTTTAGAAGCTTATAAACCTTTTCCATTACCTACCTTCCACCCCAAACCTTTTTCGAACATCCTGCTTGCTCTATATAGGCCTTTCATTCCCATCGAACACCTTTGACCATACTTGTTGTCCACCATTCTCTTACACACACAACAACCTTGAGGGCTAAAGAGCACTTTTGCACTTAGTAAGTCATTATCATGCAACCTCATGGCTTGTTTAAACAACAGGGTGTCATTGAGAATTTGGACATATCTAATACCAAGGCCTCCCATAGATTTAGGCCTATTAGTTAAGTCTTTCCTGACCCAATGTATGCCCCTTTCTTTTCCTCCAGACCACCAGAACCTACTTACGAGTGAATCAATTTTGTTTGACACTGAAAGTCTGAAACGTGAAGTTTCAGACATTTCACGACATGCGAGAAAATAATCAATAGGATTGTTTGAATCAAAATCAGCTTTGTAGGGGGTGAAAGGTGTAAACTTGCCCAAGAGAGAATCTTCCTAGCAACTAAATCCACTAGATATTGAAAGTGGACGACCTTCTTTCCTTGTATGTCAATGGGAACACCCAAGTGTATTCCCATATTTTGAGATTTGGGCATGGAGAGGATAATTTTTAGCAATTCTTTCTCCTATTCCCTCATTGTGGGTGAAAACTTAACAAAAGATTTCTTGTCCCGAGACCTTTCCAAACCTCTCCAAGATTTCTGTAATATTCTTACATGATTCCTCATTTGCTTTGTGGTCTTAtgggtgcttttgggcttggtTGCTTGGTTATTACTACGCACTTTATTATTAGGAAGCAATTGGTAATTTGGTATAAATTACACCCCGTTGTATGTAGATAAGTAGTCTTGTAAAGCTACATGCAATCagatttttttgtatttttaaccCTTAAAAAATACATTTTACTCCGTAATAGTTTAAAACACATTTTTACGGTTTAAaaacatacgaagtatatattttcATACTATAACATTGCACGTTTCTAATTTAAAGAGAAAAATTCTAAAACCTAAACCTAAGAGGATAGTTACATAGAACTCTACATGCAACCGAGTTAAGGAAAGTCGAACAACCTATTAACCAAAGAGCTAAGGAAAGTCAAATCCGTGATTTTTACTTGCTTTTCCGACAATTCAATTCATATATCATGGGCAATATTTCAATGGGACGAATACAATGCTTAACGTACATTGTGATCTTTGTATACTCTACATCTCTATACTATGTACTACGTATATAAAACATGACTAAGGTTATATTTGGCAACACTAACTGAAAAGGAACCTGAAGTGATAAGCTAGCTGAAATGGAAAAGGTGAAAGCTGAAACTGTAAATTAAGTTGTTGAAACTGTAAAATATCTAATTACGTGAAGTGTTTGGTAAAAGTAATCAAAGATGCAACCTTTTTATACATTTTTGTATAGAATATattttcacatttttttttatattcgagtattaaataaaatagcaATATAAAGTTTACAATTCATATTGTGTGATAAAATGGGTAACAAATATGTATTTTTGAAGTGCTTTAATTTCTATTTCCAAACTGATTCTCTTTACTACaaagtagacctgtcaaaaatcgacccgatccgaaaaccgacccgaacctgacctgaaaatactgggtcctgaacaagattttgtgacccgtaacccgattttattcgaacccgagcaacccgaaaagtaatgggtaaaaacccgaccgaacccgttttggacccgaccgattgaaaattgttgtatttatagtaataaatgagattaggAGAAAAATTCGGCATAATAAACacgtttttttttactattattgtgtgtaatatgattttaatttgaattatacgtcattttatggttgaatttgactaaatataaacttgtgtaggaaaatttgttaatttgtgcccatattttgtatatttatcacctaaattaatgaaaatataatgcgcgttttaaaatctctcaacccgttgggtcgacccgaacccgaaagttctgggtcttgaacaagcatttataaacccgaacccgaaagtgaccgaccaaATCTAACCCGAACAcggaaataattttttacaatccGACCCGACCGACAGGTCTACTACAAAgtatttttttgtaattttatttttcatttgagtAACATGTGTCACCAATAAAAACACACTTATCAAACTTTAGATGGAAACAAGTTGATGATGAAATCATGCATCACGATACTGAAACTAATCTACCCAAAATGGCAAAATTCCATAAAACAAAAGGCCTTTTTTATAGTTACTAGAACTCTTGTAAAACTTTCCTTTGCAAGTACTTCAATTCGCATTAAAATTTCAGTCGACTGATTTCAAACGTTAAAACAATTAACGTTTCAATTTCAGTCAGTTAAATCACCTTAAATCTTATTTCAGCactttaccaaacacttctTTTTTTCGTAAgttgacttaaattttcagcCCCTAATTATTTAAGGTGATTTATACGTGTTGCCAAACAGAGCCTAACTGGTTTCAATTTCCTGCTCATGCCAGTGGACACAGTTATACGTGTGGGCTTTTGTATAGCAAGGTACCAATTCCTGGCGTTTATCACAATTTTAACTGGTGATTGGAAACTGAGTTTGTTTAAGGCGGTCATACTAACAAATATCCAAGAGGGAGCAAAAAAACTGTTAGTGATCCCCACAGCTTGGCTTGCAGAAACCTATCTAGGCGTTTCCTTGACTCTCTTCATCTCAGCTATTTTATACTCCATTGTAAGTTCAATTCGTCCTAaaacatacttcctccgatttttaatactcacAATATTtggactttttacactatttacatattttaattgactattattgattatttataagTAAGATAAAATATACTCCCTCAATCCATTAATACTCGatatgttttgactttttgcactattcacataattcactttgaccctatttatagtatatgaaaactaatgttagtatataatatattgttggcttcatcttaatatatactttcaaaatattaatatttttataagtttttataatatattgttaaagaaattggtagtcaaagttgtgcattggcaagcgtgtccggtcaaaacaggtcgagtattaagggacagagggagtagtcaTGTAAGATATTGTTAGATTCTTCTCAATGTGTACTTCCaaaatatcaatatttttttttttttatataatttttgcttaaagagaattaaagatattaatgatcaaagttatTCATTGATATGCGTGAAATTGACAAacattgcgagtattaaaaatcggaggaaatACTACACTCACTTCCCACGCCCCACATGACAATGATGACATACATATATTTGATCAAACAAAATATTATCATAAATGTGGTAACACTCTACTCTTGATCAATATATCGTTCAAGGTATGAATATGCTTGAAGTGAACCTCATGTTTGTTCTTTGAATATTATGCATTACGTGATGCCATTAAGCATTTCATAAAGAGTTTCACTTCCATCATAAGCCTATCGATCACTAACATAAGGCTTTGTTTTATTagatttattttgacttatttaaaacaaaataagtccgtataagtttagataagttcaaatattatacttcctccattcttatttatatgacacaatagagttttggacactattcacacaatctCATTTGACTTCTTTTTGTGGTTTATACTTAAATAcaaacatagtcgtgtgaggtcttgttagattcgtctcaataaatattttttaaatatcaattttttataattttttcttatccaaaattgaagatattaatgtttgaaatcatgcattggcaaacgtgactaaataattgtgtcatttaaataagaacagaggaagtataagtttttttcagcCATTTTTACATACAAATAAAAttattcagacaaaataagtttttttttccagataagTTCAGCAAAAGAAGACTTTAATTTGTTAATCTGTTCGACTTACTTTActtattttagacaaaataagttttttttccagataagttcagacaaaataagactttgttctgttcgatttattttaacttatttagataatgtaatttttttcatCCATTTTTACATACAAAGAAGattatttcaaacaaaataagttttttttttccagattagtttagacaaaataaggctctgttatgttcgacttattttaacttatttcagacaaaataagttcaggtaATATAAGTTCTTTTCAGCTATTTTtacataaaaataagtttttttttaaagataaaTAAGTACAGATaagttcaaacaaaataaatcgaatagaacgtaCGCAGCCTTACCCAATTCATCATTGAAGCTCTCACAATTCTCTTTgatataaaactaatcttggggcttcaaccaaaatcttaagttttatactctatcactcttaggtttcataaacataatacttggtatatatatatatatactagattttagcccgtgcgatgcacggattttattaaattattaagttaaaataaaactcttatatataccaactgttatatttatatattagataaatattatttttcattggccgaaagcattagatttcctacgtgacgctctaatattggattagtgtttgattttagattgagttttattttattttagattagtgtttgattttggatgaattttagttagatttattttttaattattagagtgtttgattttgaatggagttgtatatattagtaattaattaattaaaatatcctacgtgacacctaattaattatctacgtgacacttgatttttttaattcaaaaataaattaaaaatcttatttttcattggccaaaaccaatagtaatcctaggtgacactctaatatttcagcaaatatgcctcctttatatagaTATATTAGATTATCTCTAGCCTTATCACCTTATGTGACAATTGGTGATTAATTCAATAGTAAATCGTGGATGGTTTGGAAATGTTTAGGGCCTCGCGATGTGGTACTTGGCATTGTCACACTTCAAAATGCCATTATATAAATGGGGATTCTTTATCATGGGACTATTGTTGATAACAATAGGGCAGTCTGGTTACGAGTCTTGTGAGTACAGTACTGAACCGGAGGATTTAGAGAAAGGTGGATCCAACCACCAAGAGCAAGAGAGCAAAAGACAACATGGAAAGGGTGCGTGTGTTTCATTCTCCAAAAGAGCATTAAAGTCACTATTACGTTTACTCATAAGACACCGGTCCGGTATTATGGCGTTCGTTTTTGTAAATGCAGCTTTGAATGTACTCAGTTTTTCCTGTATCACCTTATCTTTTATGATGTTTGGAGTGTCTGTTATAGTACTCACCATAATGACACGGCCTAAGAAACATGTTCTTGCAGAAGAATTTGGGTACGTATTCTTCTAGCTAGTCAGTCTCTTTTTTTTCACATTTAAATGATTAAAATCGCACTTGTCTTTAATCAAAGGAAAAATTTATTCTAAAAATACAATATTTAAGCGATCTACTTAAAAAGAGCTGACTTTATGTTTATCTAAGAATAACATAACCTTTTGGACCTATCTTCTTTTAAAAGGTTCACCTCTATAATATTctctaatactccctccgtatttatttaagagatacactggtagatattttaataaataaacaagtggggaccatgtcattttgggtgGAATGTGGGgtgggtaaattagatgtattatttaattagatggtggggttgataatttactaaaaatggcaaatgtatctcttaaataaatacagccgGAAAagtcaagtgtatctcttaaataaatacggatggAGTAGGTAATATGGTACAATATTTTTTAATcttcttgttaattatataaagaatttttttttaatttgtgagATTGGTTTCATATTATGTATTGTAGCAACTAGCAAGTCTTTTGTGAGGGAAACCTTTAAAAGAATACAGGTCTAAAAGATTGTGTTATTCCTAGTTAAACGAAAAGTCAGCCCTTTTAAGCAGATTGTTTAAAGgttatatttttaaaatcaattttttcttAACCAAATAGATAATCGATCTGATCGGATTTTCTATGAATGCAGGTGGCTCGACAAAGCAGCAGCATTAACATCGTATAATGTTACAGTAGAACAAGTGGAGGACACAAAATGTTTCATAAGAAGTAGTTGTTTGTCATTGGTGTTTTTGACGTATGGTGTTATGACAGCTGTAGGGGATACCTTCTTTATCGACCAAGCAGATGAGATGAAAAAACAAATTGGTTCCTTTGAAGTGCCTATTCAGCTATTCGTATTGATTTTAGAGGCTATAAAACAGGTGGTGAGTTGGATAACTGAAAAAGTGAACGCACCACATAATAATAAGAGATTTTACGGCGCATTACGACTAGGGTTGGGAATGCTTCTTTCTGTTCCATGTTTTCTGATAGCATCTGTAATTGAGACTAAAATACTCGAGGCTAAAAGACTACATCATCGGCAAATGTCTGTATTGTGGCTGACTCCCCAGCTTTTATTATGGGGAATCATGGATGGGTTAGCTGTTGACGGAATTGAGGACTTTTTTAAGCATGAAATGCCTGAATCAGTTGCAAAATCGTATGGTAATATACTTGCTGAAGCTGTTGTTGGCGCGGGGAAGATACTCAGTGTTGGATGGTTTTGTTTGTGCTACTACGCTGGAATTATGATAGAGGGTAAGCCAGGTTGGATTGGGAAAGATATGCAAGGAAGTCATCTTGAATATTATTATGCTGTTACTGCTTTATTTGGGCTCGTCAGTTTCTTCTTATATGTCTGGGTTGCATTTAAGCAAGATTCACAAGTGCTCcctccacctccaccaccaccaccaccaccaccatcgtcACCGCACCAACATTATTCTCTTTCACCACTAGTCACGAGTGTTTTGCATGTTAGAAAAACTTTGAGTCGTCGCCATCTTTCACAACAAATTAATCCGACGAACACAAGTCCCTCAGTTTTACAGCGAACACTGACATCGTGCTCCGTCTAACCCTTCCGAGGGGTTATTCTCACTCGCCCCGGCCACGCCCGTTTGCCATAATTGTTTTCTACCAACCTAGTATGTATAGAGAATAGATACAAGGTTGTGTTTCTCATTGAATAGACTGCAAGTATTTatactttctttttttttttgagggaaagatATTGCTCATATATTAAGGTAAATCCATTAAGGTAAATCCAGTTCCACCAAAGTGTTTAGGCTTGTGGAAAAGAGCTATTACAAATACGTTCCGATCCATTATCAACCTCCCATCTAGCTACTAGGTGTGCAGCGGTATTGCCTCCTCGCCGTACATGAGCACATTTAAAATACTCAAACAAATTGCTAACACTTCTAATGTCATCTATAAATAAGAAAATTGGTGCAGCCCCTTCTTCCCTTTTGTCGATCATCCGCACAATATTTATGGCATCACACTCCAAAATAATTTCCCTGTATCCCAGCCTCCTAGcaattgttatttgttattccATACCATGCTGCATATGCTTCGGCAAGTTCAGCCGCCCATTCCGCCTTTACTCGCTTCACTGCAGTTGCCAGCACCACTCCCCCTTCATTTCTAATGACCACTCCAACCCCTGCTCCAGACCCGTGTAGGTGAGCATCCACATTGACCTTGACCACACCTGGAGGTGGTGGTATCCATCTGCTTGCTGTTTGTAGCCCATGACCATTCGTATGTTGCGATACCATCTCATTATATCTCATGTAGTCAGTCACAAGTCTAGCAAAACCCGCAACAACTTGAATTGGTTCAGTGTTCCCATTCTCGAAGACGGCCTTGTTTCGGCAACACCATCCTGCCCACGCCAATGTTGAGAACAAGCGTAGCTTGTCCTGTGACATCTTACCTGCTGCCCACACCAGTCTGTCAGCAAACGAAGAGGTGGGTGCATCCTTCAGTATGTCCATAAACTCACTACTCTCCCAAATTACCTGAGAGTGCTTACATTCAAATAGAGCGTGGATGATGGTCTCGTCGGGTGCCCCACACACCGTGCACTCCTTGGTTGGTCTAATATGGCGCCTGAATATTACACCCATGGTAGCCAAGGTTCCCATGCAAGCACGCCACAGGAAGTGTCTCAGTTTGGGAGGGCCCTCCATTTTCCACACCCATGACCACAAGTCCGCCTCTCTTGCTTCAAACTGCAGCTCCCACGTTCGAGTATGGCCTAACATCCCAAGCCAATACGCTGATTTCACGTTGTACATCCCATTTTTCGTTGGCCACCAGTAGTATGAGTCACATGGCCAATACGGTGAGAGTGGAATTGCGTAGACCAGACGTTGTTCCTCCTCCACAAACACTTCTTTAATCCTCTCCTCATTCCAGCACTGATTCTCGTAGTCTATTAGGTCTGACACCCGCAAATTCATATCACTATTAGCCCGAGGAGTTGGTACGAAGTGTGTACCTTTCCCGGGCAGCCACGCCTCAGCCCAGATTCCAATGGATGAACCATTCCCAACTCGCCTCTTCAAGCCATCTAGCAACAAAGATTTCGCCCCCCACATGCTCCTCCAAGTGTAACTTGGGTCATACCCTCTCCTAGCCTCCACCACACAAGAGTTCTTGTAATACCGCGCTTTCAATACCTTACTCAACAGTGAGCCCGTATCCATGCTAAGTCGGAAGCATTGTTTGGCAAGGAGTGCTTGGTTGAAACACCGTAAATCCCAAAACCCCATTCCACCCATAGCCTTGGGGAGGCATAGAGTTTCCCATCGATGCCAATGTATCTTTTTTTCCGCTTCTTTATCACCCCACCAAAAGCGAGCTAGGATAGAATGAATTTCATCAATAAGACCATCCGGTATCTTAAACACACTCATCATGTATGTGGGGATTGCTTGTGCAACCGCTTTGATTAACGTCTCTTTCCCGGGTCTCGATAAGAGTTTTTCCTTCCACCCTTGCAATTTCTTCCAAATTCGCTCCTTTAAACAAGTGAAAATAGCCTTCTTTGACCTCCCGATGATTGTAGGTAGCCCCAAATATTTCTCATGTCGATCCACCTCCCGCACCCCTAGTGTTTCCACAATCTCTCTTCGTCTATCACCCACCACACATTTGCTAAAGGCAACTTCGGGTTTGCTTAGATTAACTTTCTGACCGGATGCTCTCTCATATTTACTGATTATATCAGCAATTTTATAGCATTCATGCAAATTTTCCCTCCCAAAGAGTATGCTATCGTCGGCAAAGAACAAGTGTGACACTCTTGGGGCGCTCACACATACCCGCGCACCATTGATGGCCCCCTCCTTTGCAGCCTTACCTAGAAGGGTCGAAAAGGCGTCGGCACAAATGAGGAACAAATATGGGGATATAGGGTCCCCTTGACGGAGACCCCGTGCCGGAGTTAGGTCACCCGAGATACCCCCATTGTATTTGAATGCAAACTTAACACTCGTTAAGCACCCCATTACCCGTGAGATCCATGCCCCACTAAACCCCATTTTACTCATTGTCTTCTCCAAAAAAACCCACTCTACTCTATCATACGCTTTACTCATATCCAACTTCATTGCCACCGTACCATCCTTGCCCTCCCCTCTTCTTTTCATGGCATGAAAAATCTCAAATGCCACTAGAGCATTGTCCGTAATGAGCCGCTTTGGGACAAAAGCGCTTTGTTCCAAAGAGATGATAGAACCCAACATCGATTTTAGCTTATTTGCAAGCGTCTTTGAGATGATTTTGTATAAGACGTTGCAAAGGCTAATTGGTCGAAATTCCATCATACTCTTTGGGTCGTTGCACTTTGGGATTAGTACTATGCACGTATGATTTGCTTCGGATAAATCAGTCTCCCCTCTCCACCAAGCCTTCACAAAACTCACAATATCCCCACCTACAATCCCCCAAAACTTCTGAAAAAATAGGGCGTGCATACCATCCGGTCCTGGAGCTTTATTGGGGTGCATTTGGAAGAGTGCCTCACGAATGTCTTCACTCGACGGTTCCTTATCAAGTCTTTCATTCATCACCTCCGAGACCTTCCTTTCGATTCCTTCCAGCGCTTCCTCGAACCCCGTAGGGTTACTTGTGGCAAACAACCCCTCAAAATATTTTGTAATAATCTCATCTAGCTCCTCCGATTTTGTTCTCCATTCTCCATTGTCATCATTGAGATCCACTATCCTGTTCGATCCGTTTCCGCCTTTGGCTCGCTTTGTGGTGGAagtacttgaaggaaataatgcccttggtccaagtatgcattctatgttaagtctaataaatgcggttcagtattaattgacaagttaataattcagtgagatcaagtgagctgaatgcctagctagaggccgcttcagttcaagtggaattaatgatattaatccacagcttactcttgactgaacccgtagggtcacacaaatagtacgtaaacggatcaagtatctaatggcattagatactctatctatgaatattcggaaccgacggatcttggtttcagtgggagctaagatcgtcacaggcaagaaatgaatactccggaaacgatgatattaccggaaacggaaatatggatcgtatcggaaatataaatattatccaagtcgtagatgttgccggaaacggaaacatggtacgtatcggaaaatattatcggaaatggaaatattgccagaatcggaaatattgccggaaacggaaatattgtcagaatcggaaatattaccggaatcggaaaataattccggaaacggaaatattaaatatttgttcgaaacggaaattaattccggaatcggaaatattaaatattgttcgtatcggaaatgaattccggaatcggaaaatttaatcggaagcgcatcgtacgaataagcatcggacgaggcctgccggacgaggcccagcacgaagccaggccatcgcccagcaagccaagcgcgccgcacaaacagcaaggccaggcccagcaggctgcgcgcagcgcgcagcgcgcacagcgcgcacagcacgcgcagcgcacagcgcgcacagcgcgcgcagcgcgcagcgcgcgcgggcgcttagtgggctgctgctcgcgcgcacgcatgaggcccatcgtggctgtcgtgcgtgtgtgtgcaagtgtttgtgttcgtgcacgtttcctaaaacatgcagagttcggttaatgattaaattcctaattctatttgataaattaattaaattagagttcttgtaggattctaggtttgattaatttgtatctgaataggatttcgattccctttccataccgctataaatatgaggctagggctcacaatttataacacaagtttcaaagtattcaaagtgagtttttgagagaaaattcaaacacacatcttgctcaaattgccgaaattttctagtaccttaagggcgattctagttggtcaatcttaaggcggatccggacgtgctgtggactatctacggagggacgacacttggagtcctaaagacttgttcttgttcggttcgggcgcagatagggaaggcacgcaacaaagagtatgcatctattctatgctaaatgattatgtgtaaataatatgtattcctgggtttatggttttttccgcatgatttatgaattgtcatatgtatcataacctaacagtggtatcagagccccttattattttcataatctaaattgcataaacatggttaaatattacaaatttgcaagaattaaaaggggtgattaattttcgtaattgttaattaattgcaaattgcgtttatttaattatacgtacgcagtttttcggcagtttcttcgttactcatccgaattgagtaatttttgtgtcaattccgcatgtaaaaggcattctaaaattttgacaaaaatagtttttttctgccgaacccagaattctcaaattcgaagcctaactatgacttttcgaaggttttagtttttcgaatgcaaaatttcgtaaatttaagatgttaaattaaatatttgcgattcttgttgataaatcttgaatttttgattgacctactgcatatgtttaacaagtttgaatgcctagtcttgttaattatgcaatctaatttgtaattatgattaatttgttgaaaattagaataatttagaattaatttgattttcataattaattgtaatttaattagaaacctatgattaaaaaccaccataaaaattgtaaatttacgataaattttaaatttttatgacctagacttgaatccatatcaatcggaaatcaattggataataaattttcgattttttcgccctaaaattatgaaattaatattatttattaatttgtcattaattttaaatataaattttaaattttatgcgattcgttcataaaacttgcacgcacgaagcaatggacgcttcgtgttacccttaaggggtgttgtataatgcgggcatgcgacgacgagcaagggagctcgtcgcccgtgcggcacgaatgcaatgagcaagggcgtagtgcacgagcacaaggcagcagccctgccttgtgtcgtgtgccacgagcaatgaacgaatgggcatgggcgaagagcgagccaaggcagtcgcgtgtgggcagcaagcgagctgcgccacaacgcgcgctgcctcgcacaagagcgcgcagcctcgcgcgcagcgagcgcaagctcgcgtgccacgagcgctgcgcccagcattactcgcgcgcacagcgagcgatgtcgcccgcccagcgagcgatgtcgcgccccagcgagcgatggctcgcgcgcacagcgagcgatgtcgcgcgcccagcgagcgatgtcgcgcgcccagcgagcgatggctcgcgcgcccagcgagcgatgtcgcgcgcccagcgagcgatgtcgtgcgcgcgcactgcgagcgatagctcgcgtgcgatgagcgctggcgcgcgcagcgagcaccaatgcgtgcggaggcttgcgatagggaagcagcagctatgcgacgagcgcatgggctgcgcgcacatggcaagcaatggctgtgtgcgtacggcccatgggcgtgcaacgcgtagggtgtttgcgttacgattagatcgttttgaatgtttaatttgaaaatttcagttcacgtaattttaattaattttaaaattaataatttgaattattttcttggattttaattttgaatattataattataataaatgttatttattctaattattttactaaaattaaaatcatgaattaatttaaatacgactgaaattaaattaaatttttggattcaattataaatttatatgagctttaaattttaattaaatttgtatgtttccggttagactagaaatacatttttatgtttaaaattggtaaagcatatgaatttattggtttaagtgggagcgctttttagtcataaactcttgattaggtctacaaatccttaaggttaaaacaacttgattagaattaataaggactgaataattggtagattattggtgcccttgattaattgctgcaaatgtttacgtgatgcataatgtgttttactaaccagctatgtgggccat encodes:
- the LOC130459523 gene encoding protein NRT1/ PTR FAMILY 5.11 isoform X1; amino-acid sequence: MVLSKVPQNELLTTDTKDVEATEPEVELTTEMPRDRRSKFVRRLSKGFAFGVDTVIRVGFCIARYQFLAFITILTGDWKLSLFKAVILTNIQEGAKKLLVIPTAWLAETYLGVSLTLFISAILYSIGLAMWYLALSHFKMPLYKWGFFIMGLLLITIGQSGYESCEYSTEPEDLEKGGSNHQEQESKRQHGKGACVSFSKRALKSLLRLLIRHRSGIMAFVFVNAALNVLSFSCITLSFMMFGVSVIVLTIMTRPKKHVLAEEFGWLDKAAALTSYNVTVEQVEDTKCFIRSSCLSLVFLTYGVMTAVGDTFFIDQADEMKKQIGSFEVPIQLFVLILEAIKQVVSWITEKVNAPHNNKRFYGALRLGLGMLLSVPCFLIASVIETKILEAKRLHHRQMSVLWLTPQLLLWGIMDGLAVDGIEDFFKHEMPESVAKSYGNILAEAVVGAGKILSVGWFCLCYYAGIMIEGKPGWIGKDMQGSHLEYYYAVTALFGLVSFFLYVWVAFKQDSQVLPPPPPPPPPPPSSPHQHYSLSPLVTSVLHVRKTLSRRHLSQQINPTNTSPSVLQRTLTSCSV
- the LOC130459523 gene encoding protein NRT1/ PTR FAMILY 5.11 isoform X2, which encodes MVLSKVPQNELLTTDTKDVEATEPEVELTTEMPRDRRSKFVRRLSKGFAFGGQTISFKSKPYEKDDLTGLAMWYLALSHFKMPLYKWGFFIMGLLLITIGQSGYESCEYSTEPEDLEKGGSNHQEQESKRQHGKGACVSFSKRALKSLLRLLIRHRSGIMAFVFVNAALNVLSFSCITLSFMMFGVSVIVLTIMTRPKKHVLAEEFGWLDKAAALTSYNVTVEQVEDTKCFIRSSCLSLVFLTYGVMTAVGDTFFIDQADEMKKQIGSFEVPIQLFVLILEAIKQVVSWITEKVNAPHNNKRFYGALRLGLGMLLSVPCFLIASVIETKILEAKRLHHRQMSVLWLTPQLLLWGIMDGLAVDGIEDFFKHEMPESVAKSYGNILAEAVVGAGKILSVGWFCLCYYAGIMIEGKPGWIGKDMQGSHLEYYYAVTALFGLVSFFLYVWVAFKQDSQVLPPPPPPPPPPPSSPHQHYSLSPLVTSVLHVRKTLSRRHLSQQINPTNTSPSVLQRTLTSCSV